A window of the Acidobacteriota bacterium genome harbors these coding sequences:
- the dinB gene encoding DNA polymerase IV produces MASDRVRRILHCDMDCFYAAVHMRDDPALVGLPVAIGGDPSGRGVVAAASYEIRRFGVRSAMPAARALRLCPQAVFIRPDFPRYRRESEKIFEIFRSFSPVVQGVSIDEAYLDVSDHLGELRSATAVAREIRRRVQEERRLTVSVGVGPNKLVAKIASDHDKPDGLTVVRPQEVMAFLAPLSVRRLHGVGPATAKSLEGLGVKTIAELRGLPQELLEARFGRWGEGLWNSARGIDHRPVTTHRERKSLSSENTYAEDLRTHDEMDREIGRLAERVAAGLEKRDLMASTLTLKVRYGDFTTITRSRTLLTPSRTVETLAWHGRDLLRKTDAGARSVRLLGLGAAKLWPGGQVQLSLFES; encoded by the coding sequence ATGGCCAGCGATCGCGTCCGCCGCATTCTGCACTGCGACATGGATTGCTTCTATGCCGCGGTGCACATGCGCGACGATCCGGCCCTCGTCGGTCTGCCGGTGGCGATCGGTGGCGATCCCTCCGGCCGTGGCGTGGTGGCCGCCGCCAGCTATGAGATTCGGCGCTTCGGGGTGCGCTCGGCGATGCCGGCGGCGCGCGCCCTCAGGCTCTGTCCCCAGGCGGTTTTCATCCGCCCCGATTTCCCCCGCTACCGCCGCGAGTCGGAGAAGATCTTCGAGATCTTCCGCTCCTTCTCGCCAGTGGTGCAGGGGGTCTCCATCGACGAGGCTTACCTCGACGTCAGCGATCACCTCGGCGAGCTGCGAAGCGCGACGGCGGTGGCGCGGGAAATTCGTCGTCGGGTGCAGGAGGAGCGGCGCTTGACCGTTTCGGTCGGTGTCGGGCCTAACAAGCTGGTCGCCAAGATCGCCTCCGATCACGACAAGCCGGACGGCCTGACGGTGGTGCGGCCGCAGGAGGTGATGGCGTTTCTGGCGCCGCTTTCGGTACGGCGCCTGCACGGTGTCGGGCCGGCCACTGCCAAGTCCCTGGAAGGCCTCGGCGTGAAGACCATCGCCGAGCTGCGAGGGCTGCCCCAGGAGCTCCTGGAGGCGCGCTTCGGGCGCTGGGGCGAGGGCTTGTGGAATTCCGCCCGCGGGATCGATCACCGTCCGGTGACCACCCATCGCGAGCGCAAGAGCCTGAGCAGCGAGAACACCTATGCGGAAGACCTCCGCACCCATGACGAGATGGATCGCGAAATCGGCCGGTTGGCGGAGCGGGTCGCCGCCGGCCTCGAGAAGCGCGATCTGATGGCCTCGACCTTGACCTTGAAGGTGCGCTACGGCGATTTCACCACCATCACTCGGTCGCGCACCCTGCTGACCCCGTCCCGGACGGTGGAAACGCTCGCCTGGCACGGCCGCGATCTGCTGCGCAAGACCGACGCCGGGGCGCGCTCGGTACGCCTGCTCGGCCTCGGCGCGGCGAAGCTCTGGCCGGGCGGTCAGGTGCAGCTCTCGCTGTTCGAGAGCTGA
- a CDS encoding AI-2E family transporter, whose protein sequence is MPFSLSERQQAAVASAVTILAALVILAAVSGLFWLLGAFVQRFSGVLLPLAVAGVAALVFNPYFEWLRSRMPASIAVALVFLSILLPVGAFLWKFGSLLVDQISDLVAQFPDWWAAQLESIKRRVPRIAQFFNENPWGQRIKEAAESQQSTLMEGVQIFGGKALDIGGVLVRGVGTLLGWAVLPVYFAFFLMAESKSVGRLEDYLPFLKEETRRDLVYLVEEFVSIIVAFFRGQLVIAFLQGLLFAVGFSAVGLRYGFVLGLALGFLNVIPYLGSIVGLGIALPLALFQEGGGWLLLGLVIAVFTIVQMIEGYLLTPRIMGERTGLHPLAIIVAVFFWGSALGGIMGMILAIPLTAFLVVFWRLLREKYIRELV, encoded by the coding sequence ATGCCGTTCTCGCTCAGTGAGCGCCAGCAGGCGGCCGTCGCCAGTGCCGTCACCATCCTGGCAGCTCTCGTCATCCTGGCCGCCGTCTCTGGCCTCTTCTGGCTCCTCGGCGCTTTTGTGCAGCGATTCTCGGGAGTGCTGCTGCCGCTCGCCGTGGCCGGGGTGGCGGCGTTGGTTTTCAACCCCTATTTCGAGTGGCTGCGGTCGCGCATGCCGGCATCCATCGCGGTGGCGCTGGTGTTTCTCTCGATTCTGCTGCCGGTGGGCGCCTTCCTGTGGAAGTTCGGCTCGCTGCTGGTCGACCAGATCTCGGATTTGGTGGCGCAGTTCCCGGACTGGTGGGCGGCCCAGCTCGAGTCGATCAAGCGCCGGGTGCCGCGGATCGCCCAGTTCTTCAATGAGAATCCCTGGGGTCAGCGGATCAAGGAAGCCGCCGAGAGTCAGCAGTCGACCCTGATGGAAGGGGTGCAGATCTTCGGTGGCAAGGCCCTCGACATCGGCGGCGTGTTGGTGCGCGGCGTCGGCACGCTGTTGGGCTGGGCGGTGCTGCCAGTTTACTTCGCCTTTTTTCTGATGGCGGAGTCGAAGTCCGTCGGTCGGCTGGAAGACTACCTGCCCTTCCTCAAGGAGGAGACGCGGCGCGATCTGGTCTACCTGGTCGAGGAGTTCGTGTCGATCATCGTGGCCTTTTTCCGCGGCCAGCTGGTGATCGCCTTTCTCCAGGGCCTGCTGTTCGCGGTCGGCTTCAGCGCGGTGGGCCTGCGCTACGGTTTCGTGCTCGGCTTGGCGCTGGGCTTCCTCAACGTGATTCCCTACCTCGGCAGCATCGTCGGCCTGGGGATCGCGCTCCCCTTGGCGCTGTTCCAGGAAGGCGGGGGTTGGTTGCTCTTGGGTCTGGTGATCGCCGTCTTCACCATCGTCCAGATGATCGAGGGCTATTTGTTGACGCCCCGCATCATGGGGGAGCGCACCGGGCTTCATCCCCTCGCCATCATCGTCGCGGTGTTTTTCTGGGGCTCGGCGCTGGGCGGCATCATGGGCATGATCTTGGCGATTCCGTTGACCGCGTTCTTGGTGGTGTTCTGGCGTTTGCTGCGCGAGAAGTACATTCGCGAGCTGGTCTGA
- a CDS encoding S4 domain-containing protein, with protein sequence MAVRIDKWLQVARLFKTRSQATRACTLGRVRIEGDKVKPHRALKVGDRLEVDKGDWTRIVVVKTLADKPVAKALARELYEDHSPPPPPRDSLERLMQKPAVRREKGAGRPTKRDRRQVDRWRRLSEE encoded by the coding sequence ATGGCGGTTCGCATCGATAAGTGGCTGCAGGTGGCGCGTCTGTTCAAGACGCGCAGTCAGGCGACCCGTGCCTGCACGCTGGGCCGGGTGCGTATCGAGGGGGACAAGGTGAAGCCGCATCGGGCGCTGAAGGTGGGTGACCGCTTGGAGGTGGATAAGGGGGACTGGACGCGCATCGTGGTGGTGAAGACACTGGCCGATAAGCCGGTGGCGAAGGCGCTGGCGCGCGAGCTCTATGAGGACCACAGTCCGCCACCGCCGCCGCGCGATTCGCTGGAGCGCTTGATGCAGAAGCCGGCGGTGCGGCGTGAGAAGGGGGCGGGGCGGCCGACGAAGCGGGATCGCAGGCAGGTGGATCGCTGGCGGCGTCTTTCGGAGGAGTGA